A stretch of Microbacterium caowuchunii DNA encodes these proteins:
- a CDS encoding CDGSH iron-sulfur domain-containing protein, with translation MTTDEDTTITVCENGPLLVRGRMDLRDEDGRPIVPNRRTVALCRCGASAIKPWCDGSHKLVHPPVG, from the coding sequence ATGACCACCGACGAGGACACGACCATCACGGTGTGCGAGAACGGCCCGCTCCTGGTGCGCGGGAGGATGGATCTGCGCGATGAGGACGGTCGGCCGATCGTGCCGAACCGGCGGACGGTGGCGCTGTGCCGCTGCGGCGCCTCGGCCATCAAGCCCTGGTGCGACGGTTCGCACAAGCTCGTCCATCCGCCGGTCGGCTGA
- a CDS encoding zinc-dependent alcohol dehydrogenase, with the protein MRAMTYRGPYKVRVEEKPEPTIEHPNDAIVRVTRAAICGSDLHLYHGLMPDTRIGHTFGHEIIGVVEEVGPSVQNLSPGDRVMVPFNIYCGSCFFCSRGLYSNCHNVNPNATAAGGIYGYSHTTGGYDGGQAEFVRVPFADVGPSVIPDWLDDDDALMLTDAFSTGYFGAQLGDISEGDTVVVFGAGPVGLAAARSAWFMGAGRVIVIDHLDYRLEKARTFAFAETLALSEHKDIVVAVKKATEYLGADVVIDAVGAEADGSVVQHVTGAKLKLQGGSPVALNWAIDSARKGGTVSVLGAYGPIHTAVKFGDVVNKGLTLRSNQAPVKRQWPRLLEHIQAGHVRPGELLSHRIPLEYIAEGYHLFSAKLDDCIKPAILMGTE; encoded by the coding sequence GTGCGAGCGATGACGTATCGCGGTCCCTACAAGGTCCGGGTGGAGGAGAAACCCGAGCCGACCATCGAGCATCCCAATGACGCGATCGTGCGGGTCACCAGGGCCGCCATCTGTGGGTCGGACCTGCATCTCTACCACGGGCTGATGCCGGACACCCGGATCGGTCACACGTTCGGACACGAGATCATCGGCGTGGTCGAAGAGGTCGGCCCCTCGGTGCAGAACCTCTCGCCGGGGGACCGCGTCATGGTCCCGTTCAACATCTACTGCGGAAGCTGCTTCTTCTGCTCGCGCGGCCTCTACTCGAACTGTCACAACGTCAACCCGAATGCCACGGCCGCCGGCGGCATCTACGGCTACTCCCACACCACCGGCGGTTACGACGGCGGTCAGGCGGAGTTCGTGCGCGTGCCCTTCGCCGACGTCGGGCCGTCCGTCATCCCGGACTGGCTCGACGACGACGACGCCCTCATGCTGACGGATGCGTTCTCGACCGGCTATTTCGGCGCACAGCTCGGGGACATCTCCGAAGGCGACACGGTCGTCGTATTCGGAGCGGGACCCGTCGGTCTCGCAGCGGCACGATCCGCATGGTTCATGGGCGCCGGCCGCGTCATCGTGATCGACCATCTGGACTACCGGCTGGAGAAGGCCCGGACCTTCGCGTTCGCGGAGACCCTGGCGCTGTCCGAGCACAAGGACATCGTGGTCGCGGTGAAGAAGGCGACCGAGTACCTCGGCGCGGACGTGGTCATCGACGCCGTCGGCGCCGAGGCCGACGGCAGTGTCGTGCAGCACGTGACCGGCGCGAAGCTGAAGCTGCAGGGTGGGTCGCCCGTCGCTCTGAACTGGGCCATCGACTCCGCCCGGAAAGGCGGCACGGTATCGGTCCTCGGGGCGTACGGTCCCATCCACACCGCCGTCAAGTTCGGGGATGTCGTGAACAAGGGCCTCACCCTGCGCTCGAACCAGGCCCCGGTCAAGCGCCAGTGGCCGCGGCTGCTGGAACACATCCAGGCCGGCCACGTCCGCCCCGGTGAGCTGCTCTCGCACCGCATCCCGCTCGAGTACATCGCGGAGGGGTACCACCTCTTCTCCGCCAAGCTCGACGACTGCATCAAACCCGCCATCCTCATGGGAACGGAGTGA
- a CDS encoding MBL fold metallo-hydrolase produces MIPSTDGITVVADGVLRLSRAHVNCYLVIERDEIVLIDGGLPRMWPLLLQALGEAGARPSDISAVLLTHGHFDHVGMCDRLVDEHHVPVHIHEKDAHLARHPYRYAHESPRLRYPFRYPAAIPILGRMTAAGALWVKGVTARPDVRPGAALPGMTGLVAVGSPGHTFGHCGFLLPHRGILFSGDALVTLDPYTGRTGPRLVARAATADGDAARRSLSALEDTRAHLVLPGHGDAYADGVVAAARAARAEELA; encoded by the coding sequence ATGATCCCCTCCACCGACGGCATCACCGTCGTGGCCGACGGCGTCCTCCGGCTCAGCCGCGCCCATGTGAACTGTTACCTCGTCATCGAACGTGACGAGATCGTCCTGATCGACGGCGGACTCCCCCGGATGTGGCCGCTGCTGCTGCAGGCGCTCGGTGAGGCGGGGGCGCGTCCGTCGGACATCTCCGCTGTGCTGCTCACGCACGGGCACTTCGATCACGTGGGGATGTGCGACCGGCTGGTGGATGAGCACCACGTCCCCGTGCACATCCACGAGAAGGACGCGCACCTCGCCCGGCACCCGTACCGCTACGCGCACGAATCGCCCCGGCTCCGTTACCCGTTCCGCTACCCCGCGGCGATACCGATCCTCGGCAGGATGACCGCCGCGGGCGCGCTGTGGGTCAAGGGCGTGACGGCGCGCCCCGACGTCCGTCCCGGTGCGGCGCTCCCCGGGATGACGGGCCTGGTCGCCGTGGGCTCCCCCGGCCACACCTTCGGGCACTGCGGTTTCCTGCTCCCACACCGGGGCATCCTGTTCTCCGGGGACGCCCTCGTGACGCTCGACCCCTACACCGGACGCACCGGTCCCCGGCTCGTGGCCCGCGCCGCCACGGCGGACGGCGACGCGGCCCGCCGCTCCCTCTCCGCGCTCGAGGACACCCGCGCGCACCTCGTCCTGCCGGGACACGGAGACGCCTACGCCGACGGGGTGGTCGCCGCCGCGCGCGCAGCCCGTGCAGAAGAACTCGCCTGA